The sequence CCGGGGATAGCGCGCGCAAGCCGATCTCCGCAATCTTTTCGATGCCGTACTCCACGTCCTGCAAGGTCGACCGTTCTTCGCCGACAGTGAACTTACGGGCCGGCTCAAAGTCCGGCAGCCTGCTGTCATGGTAGACGGCGGCAATCATGCTTTCCGTTCCGACAAAGGTGCCGATCGGCGTCAGGATATCGATCACCGCCTCCTGTTCAGCCGCCCAATCCGCCAATTCTCTGATCTGGATCGATTGGATGTACCCATACGTACCATTCCTGAATTCGGTGACGGAAGAATAGGCGGCAGCTAATGGGGGTTTCTCTGGCAGGGTGACGACCGCTTCTTCTTCCACGGCACGCATCGTCTCATCAATCGTCTCCAGCACATCATCAGCCAGATTCCGGATCAGCCGGCTCACCTGCACGGCCCTGCCGACTTTGTGGATGAAATACGCGAAGAATGCCAGGCAGACGACTGCCAGCAGGACAGCGACCGTAGCGGAGACGACTTCATGGGTGATGGACTGCTTGCGCATGAACAGCAGCGACAGGATCGAGTAGATGAACCCGCCCATGAACATGCCGAGCACCCGCTGCGTGGACGGTGCGTTCAGGAAATTCTGCAGCGTGCGTGGTGAGAACTGGGACGAATACATTGTCAGGACGACCATGATCGTCGAGAACGTGATCGTCGTCATCGTCAGCAGTGCACCGGAAATCGTGCCGAGAATCGTCTGGGCAAGATCAACGGATGTCCGCAAATA comes from Sporosarcina trichiuri and encodes:
- a CDS encoding DUF2254 domain-containing protein; this translates as MVPRLILKLRSSIWFIPGLYAVLASLLALGMVLVDTTFNTQVKGFIPEYLRTSVDLAQTILGTISGALLTMTTITFSTIMVVLTMYSSQFSPRTLQNFLNAPSTQRVLGMFMGGFIYSILSLLFMRKQSITHEVVSATVAVLLAVVCLAFFAYFIHKVGRAVQVSRLIRNLADDVLETIDETMRAVEEEAVVTLPEKPPLAAAYSSVTEFRNGTYGYIQSIQIRELADWAAEQEAVIDILTPIGTFVGTESMIAAVYHDSRLPDFEPARKFTVGEERSTLQDVEYGIEKIAEIGLRALSPGINDPNTAVRCIHTLGEVLERATHLPGGFRVRYAEGNKPCLILPQASLADHLYAAFSQMSFYGRQDAAVLHAMLDALLYIARSRRSSHETLNEVRRIGEYVWNRFDHTGLEPLDSERLADKQQSLRALTADGPHTSLSDGHPIG